The following proteins are co-located in the Nocardioides piscis genome:
- the ftsE gene encoding cell division ATP-binding protein FtsE: MIRFEKVTKTYPGHAHAALDQVSVDVDKGEFVFLVGSSGSGKSTFLRLVLREYRPTSGRVYVAGKEINRLASWKVPRLRREIGTVFQDFRLLGNKSVSENVAFALQVIGRSRSDIDKLVPETLELVGLTGKGDRLPDELSGGEQQRVAIARAFVNRPKILIADEPTGNLDPTTSVGIMKLLDRINRTGTTVVMATHDAGIVDQMRKRVIELEHGRVVRDQAQGVYGASN; the protein is encoded by the coding sequence GTGATTCGCTTCGAGAAGGTCACCAAGACCTACCCCGGCCACGCCCACGCGGCCCTCGACCAGGTCTCGGTCGACGTCGACAAGGGCGAGTTCGTCTTCCTGGTCGGCTCCTCCGGATCGGGGAAGTCGACCTTCCTGCGGCTGGTGCTGCGGGAATACCGCCCCACGTCCGGCCGGGTCTATGTCGCCGGCAAGGAGATCAACCGGCTGGCGAGCTGGAAGGTGCCGCGGCTGCGGCGCGAGATCGGGACCGTGTTCCAGGACTTCCGGCTCCTCGGCAACAAGAGCGTCTCGGAGAACGTCGCCTTCGCGCTCCAAGTGATCGGCCGCTCGCGCAGCGACATCGACAAGCTCGTGCCCGAGACGCTGGAGCTGGTCGGGCTGACCGGCAAGGGCGACCGGCTCCCCGACGAGCTCTCCGGCGGCGAGCAGCAGCGCGTCGCGATCGCGCGGGCGTTCGTCAACCGGCCCAAGATCCTGATCGCCGACGAGCCGACCGGAAACCTCGACCCGACCACGTCGGTGGGGATCATGAAGCTGCTCGACCGGATCAACCGCACCGGCACGACCGTGGTGATGGCGACCCACGACGCGGGCATCGTCGACCAGATGCGCAAGCGGGTCATCGAGCTCGAGCACGGTCGCGTCGTGCGCGACCAGGCCCAGGGCGTCTACGGCGCCTCCAACTGA
- the ftsX gene encoding permease-like cell division protein FtsX, which produces MQLRYVFSELGQGLRRNASMHLAVILTLFVSLTLVGLGVLFHLQADRAAAHWGSQLQIQVALCTAEDSNPACTGEVTEAQRDAVTTVIDDNPEAAGWDLETKEEAFEKVKELYGAEKFEGENAVLTVDDMPQSLWVELEDPEEFQGIVSAVRGLDGVAGVRDMRRYIEPIIGSINMLLWVSVATAAFLVLAALLLVANTIRLAAFARRKEIGIMRLVGASTLYIALPFLLEALVTAVLGVLLATGALAAFMYFGIEKRGQDTLQFIPWIGMEHYAVAVAIVAVLGPLLTVLPTLVLTRKYLKV; this is translated from the coding sequence ATGCAGCTTCGCTACGTCTTCTCCGAGCTCGGCCAGGGCCTGCGCCGCAACGCCTCGATGCACCTGGCGGTGATCCTGACGCTGTTCGTCTCGCTGACCCTGGTTGGCCTCGGCGTGCTCTTCCACCTCCAGGCCGACCGGGCCGCGGCCCACTGGGGCAGCCAGCTCCAGATCCAGGTCGCCCTGTGCACGGCCGAGGACAGCAACCCCGCCTGCACGGGCGAGGTGACCGAGGCCCAGCGCGATGCGGTCACCACGGTCATCGACGACAACCCCGAGGCTGCCGGCTGGGACCTGGAGACCAAGGAGGAGGCCTTCGAGAAGGTCAAGGAGCTCTATGGCGCCGAGAAGTTCGAGGGTGAGAACGCGGTCCTGACCGTCGACGACATGCCCCAGTCCCTGTGGGTGGAGCTCGAGGACCCCGAGGAGTTCCAGGGCATCGTCAGCGCGGTCCGTGGCCTCGACGGGGTCGCCGGCGTGCGCGACATGCGCCGCTACATCGAGCCGATCATCGGCTCCATCAACATGCTCCTGTGGGTCTCGGTCGCAACCGCGGCGTTCCTGGTCCTCGCTGCCCTGCTCCTCGTCGCCAACACGATCCGGCTCGCGGCCTTCGCCCGGCGCAAGGAGATCGGCATCATGCGGCTGGTCGGCGCCTCGACCCTCTACATCGCGCTGCCGTTCCTGCTCGAGGCGCTCGTCACCGCAGTCCTCGGTGTGCTCCTCGCGACCGGCGCCCTCGCGGCGTTCATGTATTTCGGGATCGAGAAGCGCGGACAGGACACGCTGCAGTTCATCCCGTGGATCGGGATGGAGCACTACGCGGTCGCCGTGGCGATCGTCGCGGTGCTCGGTCCGCTGCTCACCGTGCTTCCGACACTCGTGCTGACGCGCAAATACCTCAAAGTCTGA
- a CDS encoding M23 family metallopeptidase, whose translation MRSFPRTARSRMATACVAAVVALGTAIVPLTSQPAVADDLKDRQKRVEKKVDRAHDDVEESSKALRTASARLTAARAQLSDARTALATARGKLAVAEERDAAMAAALATAEATLDQAQAELEAGRADVAAQRDVVGATIKRLYAQGDPDLMAFASLMESASASDLSRRADVNQAIVDSQDRDYDRLQAAEVILEVNEARVEAARDDVAVKRAAAADQLAVTAALEVEAQEARDSVAGLVGERASAQAEASRVRADDLRKLQRAQRDANRIEQMLRRRAARALARARAKAAASNQRSAPAGPTGGLLQVPVGGGMTSPFGYRRHPIYGYWGMHDGTDFGGGCGQTIVAAESGRVVSRYYSAVYGNRLIVDHGVLAGRGVATIYNHASSYTVASGTFVNRGQVIGYVGDTGWSTACHLHFTVMANGSAVNPVGFF comes from the coding sequence GTGCGTTCCTTCCCCCGTACCGCCCGCAGCCGCATGGCAACAGCTTGTGTTGCCGCTGTCGTTGCCCTGGGCACCGCCATCGTCCCCCTGACCTCACAGCCCGCCGTTGCCGACGACCTCAAGGACCGGCAGAAGCGGGTGGAGAAGAAGGTCGACCGCGCCCACGACGACGTGGAGGAGTCGAGCAAGGCCCTGCGGACCGCGAGCGCCCGGCTGACGGCGGCGAGGGCACAGCTCTCCGACGCGCGTACGGCGCTGGCAACCGCCCGCGGCAAGCTCGCCGTGGCCGAGGAGCGCGACGCCGCGATGGCAGCCGCCCTGGCCACAGCCGAGGCGACCCTGGACCAGGCCCAGGCCGAGCTGGAGGCCGGGCGGGCCGACGTCGCAGCCCAGCGCGACGTCGTGGGGGCCACCATCAAGCGGCTCTATGCCCAAGGTGACCCCGATCTGATGGCCTTCGCCTCGCTGATGGAGTCGGCGTCGGCGTCCGACCTCAGCCGCCGCGCCGACGTCAACCAGGCGATCGTCGACAGCCAGGACCGCGACTACGACAGGCTCCAGGCGGCCGAGGTGATCCTCGAGGTCAACGAGGCCAGGGTCGAGGCCGCTCGCGACGACGTGGCGGTCAAGCGCGCTGCAGCGGCCGACCAGCTCGCCGTCACGGCTGCTCTGGAGGTCGAGGCCCAAGAGGCCCGTGACTCGGTGGCAGGGCTGGTCGGGGAGCGTGCCTCCGCGCAGGCCGAGGCGAGCCGGGTCCGCGCCGACGACCTCCGCAAGCTCCAGCGGGCCCAGCGCGACGCCAACCGGATCGAGCAGATGCTCCGCCGGCGTGCGGCACGGGCTCTCGCCAGGGCGCGGGCGAAGGCGGCGGCGAGCAACCAGCGCTCAGCCCCGGCCGGGCCGACCGGCGGGCTGCTGCAGGTGCCGGTGGGTGGTGGGATGACCTCGCCGTTCGGCTATCGGCGCCACCCGATCTATGGCTACTGGGGCATGCACGACGGCACGGACTTCGGTGGGGGCTGCGGCCAGACGATCGTCGCGGCCGAGTCGGGACGGGTGGTCTCGCGCTACTACAGCGCCGTCTATGGCAACCGGCTGATCGTCGACCACGGGGTGCTGGCGGGCCGCGGCGTCGCGACCATCTACAACCACGCCTCCTCCTACACGGTCGCCTCCGGCACGTTCGTCAACCGCGGCCAGGTCATCGGCTATGTCGGTGACACCGGCTGGTCCACCGCGTGCCACCTGCACTTCACGGTGATGGCCAACGGCAGCGCCGTGAACCCGGTCGGCTTCTTCTGA
- a CDS encoding type 1 glutamine amidotransferase domain-containing protein, translating into MPKILFVLTASDHWTLTDGSKHPTGFWAEEVLSPLQVFSEAGIDVDLASPDGKTPVVDEGSLAPDTIGEEESAKQRKALDELADRLESTLVLADVDLGSYDAVFVPGGHGPMEDLAVDDDLGRILVAMLDGGKVVSSVCHGPAGLLPAKRADGSWLFAGRNLTAFTDAEEEQAGLADKAPWLLESRLREAGANFSSGEAWAPFVVVDDKLVTGQNPASSTEAAQKVVGLLTS; encoded by the coding sequence GTGCCGAAGATCCTGTTCGTCCTGACCGCCTCCGACCACTGGACCCTCACCGACGGGAGCAAGCACCCGACGGGGTTCTGGGCCGAGGAGGTGCTGTCCCCGCTGCAGGTGTTCTCCGAGGCCGGGATCGACGTCGACCTCGCAAGCCCGGACGGCAAGACGCCCGTGGTGGACGAGGGCAGCCTCGCCCCGGACACCATCGGCGAGGAGGAGTCGGCCAAGCAGCGCAAGGCCCTCGACGAGCTCGCGGACCGGCTCGAGTCGACGCTGGTGCTCGCCGATGTCGACCTCGGCTCCTACGACGCCGTCTTCGTGCCCGGAGGGCACGGCCCGATGGAGGACCTCGCCGTCGACGACGACCTCGGCCGCATCCTCGTGGCGATGCTCGACGGCGGCAAGGTCGTCTCGTCGGTCTGTCACGGCCCGGCCGGTCTCCTGCCGGCCAAGCGCGCAGACGGCTCCTGGCTGTTCGCCGGGCGCAACCTCACCGCCTTCACCGACGCCGAGGAGGAGCAGGCCGGGCTCGCCGACAAGGCGCCCTGGCTGCTGGAGTCCCGTCTGCGTGAGGCTGGCGCGAACTTCTCCTCGGGGGAGGCATGGGCGCCTTTCGTGGTCGTCGACGACAAGCTGGTGACCGGCCAGAACCCGGCGTCCAGCACCGAGGCCGCGCAGAAGGTCGTCGGTCTGCTCACGTCCTGA
- the smpB gene encoding SsrA-binding protein SmpB: MAKQTKREVDQRNRVIAQNKKARHDFHIEDTFEAGMVLQGTEVKSLREGRASLVDGFIDIDNDEVWLHNVHIPEYAQGTWTNHAARRKRKLLLNRAEITKMERKVGDKGYTIVPLSLYFKDGRAKIEIALAKGKKEYDKRHSLAERQANREKEQAVQRRLKGHTD; encoded by the coding sequence ATGGCCAAGCAGACCAAGCGCGAGGTGGACCAGCGCAACCGGGTGATCGCGCAGAACAAGAAGGCGCGCCACGACTTCCACATCGAGGACACCTTCGAGGCCGGGATGGTGCTGCAGGGGACCGAGGTCAAGTCGCTGCGCGAGGGGCGCGCGAGCCTGGTCGACGGCTTCATCGACATCGACAACGACGAGGTGTGGCTGCACAACGTCCACATCCCCGAATACGCCCAGGGGACCTGGACCAACCACGCAGCCCGGCGCAAGCGCAAGCTGCTGCTCAACCGCGCCGAGATCACCAAGATGGAGCGCAAGGTCGGCGACAAGGGCTACACGATCGTGCCGTTGTCCCTCTACTTCAAGGACGGCCGCGCCAAGATCGAGATCGCACTGGCCAAGGGCAAGAAGGAGTACGACAAGCGGCACTCCCTCGCCGAGCGCCAGGCCAACCGCGAGAAGGAGCAGGCCGTGCAGCGCCGTCTCAAGGGCCACACCGACTGA
- a CDS encoding amidohydrolase family protein, producing MAADPAAQVRDWWSALGLPGLIDIHTHFLPPSVMAKVRAQFDSAGPLIGRAWPLHYRDTDEVLVETLRSFGIARFTALAYAHKPDMADWLNDWSAQFAAAVPEALVCGTFFPEESASTYVAARLDEVEVFKIHVQVGDFSPLDPLLDDVWGLVAEAGTPVVLHAGSGPVPAQHTGPGPVAELLARHPRLQLVIAHMGAPEYADFLELAETHERVHLDTTMAFTDFFSETGGVFPADLLPRLRDLGLSGRVLLGSDFPNIPYPYLHQLESLERLDLGEAWLRAVCWENGAALLAPAPGPSTLS from the coding sequence ATGGCCGCCGACCCCGCCGCACAGGTCCGGGACTGGTGGTCCGCCCTCGGGCTCCCCGGCCTGATCGACATCCACACCCACTTCCTGCCGCCGTCGGTGATGGCCAAGGTCCGAGCACAGTTCGACTCCGCCGGCCCGCTGATCGGGCGGGCGTGGCCGCTGCACTACCGCGACACCGACGAGGTCCTGGTCGAGACGCTGCGGTCCTTCGGGATCGCCCGCTTCACCGCGCTGGCCTATGCACACAAGCCCGACATGGCCGACTGGCTCAACGACTGGTCGGCCCAGTTCGCCGCGGCGGTGCCGGAGGCCCTGGTGTGCGGCACCTTCTTCCCCGAGGAGTCGGCATCGACGTATGTCGCCGCGCGGCTCGACGAGGTCGAGGTGTTCAAGATCCACGTGCAGGTGGGCGACTTCTCTCCTCTGGACCCCTTGCTGGACGACGTCTGGGGCCTGGTCGCCGAGGCGGGCACTCCGGTGGTCCTGCACGCCGGCAGCGGGCCGGTCCCCGCGCAGCACACCGGTCCCGGGCCGGTCGCCGAGCTGCTCGCGCGGCACCCGCGGCTCCAGCTGGTGATCGCCCACATGGGCGCGCCGGAATATGCCGACTTCCTGGAGCTGGCCGAGACCCACGAGCGTGTCCACCTGGACACAACCATGGCCTTCACCGACTTCTTCTCCGAGACTGGTGGCGTCTTCCCGGCCGACCTGCTGCCGCGGCTGCGCGACCTCGGACTGTCCGGCCGTGTGCTGCTCGGGTCGGACTTCCCCAACATCCCCTATCCCTATCTCCACCAGCTGGAGTCGCTCGAGCGACTCGACCTGGGGGAGGCGTGGCTCCGCGCGGTGTGCTGGGAGAACGGTGCGGCCCTGCTGGCCCCGGCTCCGGGACCTTCGACCCTGAGCTGA